From Proteiniborus sp. MB09-C3, the proteins below share one genomic window:
- a CDS encoding tRNA-binding protein, whose product MTTFDDFLKLDIRVGEIIQAENFEKAKRPAYKLWVDFGEEVGIKKSSAQITECYKIEELVGKQVLGVVNFPPRQIADFMSEVLVLGVYSKQGVVLIQPEQLVKKGDKLG is encoded by the coding sequence ATGACTACTTTTGATGATTTTTTAAAATTGGATATTAGGGTTGGAGAGATTATTCAAGCAGAGAATTTTGAAAAGGCAAAAAGGCCTGCATATAAATTGTGGGTAGACTTTGGAGAAGAAGTAGGAATAAAGAAATCTAGTGCGCAAATCACTGAATGCTATAAAATAGAAGAGCTTGTCGGAAAACAAGTATTAGGAGTAGTTAATTTTCCACCAAGACAAATTGCAGACTTCATGTCAGAGGTCTTAGTATTAGGCGTATACTCAAAGCAAGGTGTAGTTCTAATTCAACCAGAACAATTAGTAAAAAAAGGAGATAAGTTAGGATAG
- the rlmD gene encoding 23S rRNA (uracil(1939)-C(5))-methyltransferase RlmD, translating into MPNKGLAKVGDNRIIVKDAIKGQKVKIRITKKRKDKIEGKVLEVLEKSPIEKEPFCRHFGACGGCSYQTLSYEEQLNIKSNQVTKLLRDAGIKDFEYLGIEPSPLEYDYRNKMEFTFGDVEKGGELSLGLHQKGKFYEIVTVEGCQIVDSDFIKILTNTLDYFREKGVELYNKRSHKGVLRHLVVRKAIKTGELLVNLVTTSQQQLKLDELIERLKDIEYRGRLVGFLHTVNDNFSDTVQSDETKILFGRDYIVEEILGLKFKISAFSFFQTNTLGAEKLYSIVRDFAGDKKDKLIYDLYCGTGTIAQIMATVARKVVGIEIVEEAVESAEENAKLNGLDNCHFIAGDVMEKVSELNEKPDLIILDPPRDGIHPKAIQKIIDFEPEEFIYVSCNPKSLARDLPVFEERGYKVQKVKCMDMFPHTPHTECVTICRKIE; encoded by the coding sequence ATTCCTAACAAGGGACTAGCAAAGGTTGGAGATAATAGGATAATAGTAAAGGATGCTATAAAAGGACAAAAGGTTAAAATAAGAATAACGAAAAAAAGAAAAGATAAAATAGAAGGTAAAGTACTAGAGGTTTTAGAAAAGTCGCCTATAGAAAAGGAGCCGTTTTGTAGGCACTTTGGTGCTTGTGGTGGCTGCTCCTATCAGACATTATCATATGAGGAACAATTGAATATTAAGAGTAATCAAGTTACTAAGTTATTAAGAGATGCTGGAATAAAGGATTTTGAATATCTAGGAATAGAACCAAGTCCTCTAGAGTATGACTATAGAAATAAAATGGAATTTACATTTGGAGATGTTGAAAAGGGTGGAGAATTAAGCCTTGGTCTTCATCAAAAAGGAAAATTCTATGAAATAGTTACTGTAGAAGGCTGCCAGATAGTAGACAGTGATTTCATTAAAATACTGACTAATACATTAGATTACTTTAGAGAAAAAGGTGTAGAGTTATATAACAAAAGAAGTCACAAAGGCGTATTAAGACATCTAGTAGTTAGAAAAGCCATAAAAACAGGGGAGCTACTAGTTAATCTAGTCACTACCTCACAACAGCAATTAAAATTAGACGAGCTTATAGAAAGGCTAAAGGATATTGAATATAGGGGAAGGCTTGTAGGTTTTCTTCATACCGTAAACGATAATTTTTCAGATACAGTTCAAAGTGATGAAACAAAGATATTATTTGGAAGAGATTATATAGTAGAAGAAATACTAGGTTTGAAATTTAAGATATCTGCATTTTCATTCTTCCAGACAAACACATTAGGAGCAGAAAAGCTATACTCCATAGTAAGAGACTTTGCAGGAGATAAAAAAGATAAGCTCATATATGACCTATACTGTGGAACAGGTACAATAGCGCAAATCATGGCAACTGTTGCAAGGAAGGTTGTAGGTATAGAGATAGTTGAGGAAGCGGTAGAATCTGCTGAGGAAAATGCAAAATTAAATGGGTTAGATAACTGTCACTTCATAGCAGGAGATGTAATGGAAAAAGTATCAGAGCTTAATGAAAAGCCTGACTTAATAATACTAGACCCTCCAAGAGATGGTATACATCCAAAGGCTATACAAAAAATAATAGACTTTGAACCAGAGGAATTCATATACGTATCATGTAATCCAAAGTCATTGGCAAGAGATTTACCTGTATTTGAAGAAAGAGGATATAAGGTTCAAAAAGTAAAATGTATGGATATGTTTCCTCATACACCGCATACGGAATGTGTCACAATTTGTCGAAAAATCGAATGA
- a CDS encoding AGE family epimerase/isomerase, translating into MNTETLRSSCFQSSEWLKSHIFTILNFYYPQCMDDKNEGYYNCFLDDGTICDYNTKHLISTTRFIYDFSVGSIIGNQPGWYVRALSQGLSFLQKNHLDHKNGGYYWILRDQRVEDPTKFAYGHAFVLLSAARAAQAGMAQATKIIEYTYNVLEKHFWEPRYRLYKDEISADWSVVSPYRGQNSNMHMCEAMMAAYDATSNVKYLQRAYDLAKSVTVKLAAQSGGMIWENFYPDWTIDWTYYEKDESLQQFRPTGFVPGHQIEWSKLLLLLERYYHEDWMLERAKYLYHAGLSKGFDPQYGGVFYLLSRDGAVINTDKIYWVLAETIGASALMAVRKNSQYYWDVYNSMFRYCWSYMIDTVYGGWYNILNREGKRYSNIKSPLTKTDYHPIANCYETIRALSLI; encoded by the coding sequence ATGAACACCGAAACGTTGAGAAGTTCCTGTTTTCAAAGCTCTGAATGGCTGAAAAGCCATATATTCACCATTCTGAACTTTTATTACCCCCAGTGCATGGATGATAAAAACGAAGGCTATTATAACTGTTTTCTAGATGACGGAACTATTTGTGATTACAATACCAAGCATCTGATAAGCACCACGCGTTTTATTTATGATTTCAGCGTTGGCTCAATAATTGGAAATCAGCCAGGATGGTATGTCCGTGCACTGTCGCAGGGACTCAGCTTTCTTCAAAAAAACCATTTGGATCATAAAAACGGAGGATATTATTGGATTCTTAGAGATCAAAGGGTAGAAGATCCCACCAAATTCGCATATGGCCATGCCTTCGTCCTGCTGTCAGCTGCAAGGGCTGCTCAAGCTGGGATGGCGCAGGCCACCAAAATCATCGAATATACTTATAACGTGTTGGAAAAGCATTTCTGGGAACCCCGATACAGACTTTACAAGGACGAAATAAGCGCCGATTGGTCGGTGGTATCTCCTTATCGCGGGCAAAATTCGAATATGCACATGTGCGAAGCGATGATGGCTGCCTACGATGCCACATCAAACGTGAAGTACCTTCAAAGAGCCTATGATCTGGCGAAATCTGTGACTGTTAAACTGGCTGCGCAGTCCGGGGGCATGATCTGGGAGAACTTCTATCCAGACTGGACGATTGACTGGACTTACTACGAAAAAGACGAATCCCTGCAGCAATTCCGTCCGACAGGGTTTGTCCCAGGGCATCAAATCGAATGGAGTAAGCTGTTGCTGCTCCTGGAGCGGTATTACCATGAGGATTGGATGCTTGAAAGAGCAAAATATCTATATCATGCAGGATTAAGCAAAGGTTTTGATCCCCAATACGGCGGTGTGTTTTACCTTTTGTCCAGAGATGGTGCCGTTATCAATACAGATAAAATCTATTGGGTGCTTGCTGAAACCATTGGCGCTTCAGCGTTGATGGCCGTACGGAAAAATTCACAATACTATTGGGATGTGTATAATTCCATGTTTAGGTACTGTTGGTCATATATGATTGATACGGTCTACGGCGGCTGGTACAATATCCTAAACAGAGAGGGAAAAAGGTACAGCAATATAAAAAGCCCGCTTACAAAAACGGATTATCATCCCATTGCTAACTGCTACGAAACCATACGGGCACTCAGTCTAATATAA
- a CDS encoding SDR family oxidoreductase produces the protein MNLYYPYLGYKKVCHQVPVQFPPQHQPVQPGLETLMNPKPIFDNPDHIGTGKLKGKVALITGGDSGIGRAVSVAFAKEGADISVVYYNEHEDAQNTKAYIEKLGRKCILIAGDVRDETFCRQTVADTVTSLGRLDVLVNNAGVQFPQNSIEDISAEQLQLTFQVNIFAMFYMTKAALPHLRSGSTIINTTSINAYIGNDQLIDYSSTKGAIVSFTRAMAHSLVSKGIRVNAVAPGPIWTPLQPASWPAEYVTTLGSDTPMKRSGQPWELAPTYVYLSSGDSSYVTGQVLHVDGGASMQS, from the coding sequence ATGAATTTATACTATCCTTATTTAGGTTACAAAAAAGTATGTCATCAAGTTCCAGTACAGTTTCCGCCGCAGCACCAGCCTGTGCAGCCCGGTTTGGAAACACTCATGAATCCGAAACCCATTTTCGATAATCCAGATCATATCGGAACCGGAAAGCTCAAAGGCAAAGTTGCGCTGATAACGGGGGGTGACAGCGGCATAGGCAGGGCTGTTTCGGTTGCCTTTGCCAAGGAGGGCGCGGATATTTCCGTTGTTTATTACAACGAGCATGAGGATGCGCAAAATACAAAAGCATATATAGAAAAGCTAGGCAGGAAATGTATTCTGATTGCTGGAGATGTGCGAGACGAAACGTTCTGCAGACAGACGGTTGCGGATACCGTTACATCCCTTGGTCGTTTGGATGTACTGGTAAATAATGCTGGTGTACAGTTTCCGCAGAATAGTATTGAAGATATATCTGCTGAACAGCTTCAACTAACCTTCCAGGTCAACATTTTTGCGATGTTTTACATGACAAAAGCCGCGCTGCCACATCTGAGAAGCGGAAGCACAATTATTAACACTACTTCCATCAACGCATACATTGGGAATGATCAGCTGATTGATTATTCCAGTACAAAGGGTGCGATTGTCAGTTTTACACGTGCAATGGCACATTCTCTTGTGTCAAAGGGAATCCGTGTCAATGCAGTGGCACCCGGCCCCATTTGGACACCGCTTCAGCCGGCAAGCTGGCCAGCGGAATATGTCACGACTCTAGGTTCGGATACCCCCATGAAAAGATCCGGGCAACCATGGGAGCTGGCCCCCACATATGTTTATCTTTCGTCCGGCGATTCCTCTTATGTAACAGGGCAGGTTCTTCATGTGGACGGCGGTGCCTCCATGCAATCGTAA
- a CDS encoding ferritin-like domain-containing protein produces MSYTYPNGQPQGMAHQFTNKLREILIGEIIAINGYQSHITNSNIIEINNAWHSIMLDEKKHYGWILQLLRKYDPEQCQQFLLHKTDNPGPQIPIQSYNPKPDNQIILNNLRDDIKGEFEAVILYEADILKFPYKDIQDVLRVVTLEEKGHAEHLTKLLLKYDPDAYDGLA; encoded by the coding sequence ATGAGTTATACATATCCAAATGGACAGCCCCAGGGCATGGCTCATCAATTCACCAATAAGCTAAGAGAGATATTAATTGGTGAAATTATAGCTATTAATGGATATCAGAGTCATATTACCAATTCGAACATAATAGAAATCAACAATGCATGGCACAGCATTATGCTTGATGAGAAAAAACATTATGGATGGATATTGCAGTTGCTTCGAAAATATGATCCAGAGCAGTGTCAGCAGTTTTTATTACATAAAACTGATAATCCGGGGCCACAAATACCGATTCAAAGCTATAATCCGAAGCCTGACAATCAGATTATACTGAATAATCTGCGGGATGATATTAAAGGCGAATTTGAAGCTGTTATACTGTATGAAGCCGACATATTAAAATTTCCATACAAGGATATCCAGGATGTCTTAAGAGTGGTTACGCTGGAAGAAAAAGGGCATGCTGAACACTTGACAAAGCTGTTGTTAAAATATGATCCAGATGCATATGATGGCCTAGCATAA
- a CDS encoding helix-turn-helix transcriptional regulator, translating into MILLKILLLPAYFLVINICSLGFAYRYFNSPAFIEDDKLTEFFIKKYSITEKEIEVIELLLAGLTYKQIAENLYIANKTVDNHIQNIYKKLEVTSKIQLFNLVRSKEK; encoded by the coding sequence GTGATTTTACTTAAAATATTGTTATTGCCTGCTTACTTTCTGGTGATAAATATATGTTCACTTGGTTTTGCATATAGATATTTCAATTCGCCAGCGTTTATTGAAGATGACAAATTAACGGAATTCTTTATAAAAAAGTATTCTATTACAGAAAAAGAAATTGAAGTAATTGAACTGCTTCTTGCCGGACTTACATATAAACAAATTGCTGAAAACCTGTATATAGCCAATAAAACTGTGGATAACCATATACAGAACATATATAAAAAGCTTGAAGTAACAAGTAAGATTCAGCTTTTTAATCTCGTCCGTTCAAAAGAAAAATAA
- a CDS encoding GNAT family N-acetyltransferase yields MEELVLSKIKKHMINDCVDLYIETFTKEPWNDIYESRKQVVEFFNNHFNNNYFVGYAALLDDKVVALSIGMKKPWIEGFEYYIDEFCVSYEMQGRAIGSWFIKAIEEDIKEQGMNAMILNTEKNYPSQKFYEKNGFKTLSDLIILVK; encoded by the coding sequence ATGGAAGAATTAGTTTTATCAAAAATTAAAAAACATATGATTAATGATTGTGTGGATTTATATATTGAAACATTCACTAAAGAACCATGGAATGATATTTACGAATCAAGAAAACAAGTAGTGGAGTTTTTTAATAATCATTTTAACAATAACTACTTTGTAGGTTATGCAGCTTTGTTAGATGATAAGGTAGTAGCCTTGAGTATTGGTATGAAAAAACCATGGATAGAAGGCTTTGAATATTATATAGATGAATTTTGCGTTAGTTATGAAATGCAGGGTAGAGCTATTGGCAGCTGGTTTATAAAGGCAATAGAAGAAGATATTAAAGAGCAAGGAATGAATGCAATGATATTAAATACAGAAAAAAATTATCCATCACAGAAGTTCTATGAAAAAAACGGATTTAAAACACTTAGTGATTTGATAATTCTTGTTAAATAG
- a CDS encoding response regulator transcription factor, with protein MKQKILIIDDDIELCALVERYLETEGYVVTTKHNGADGLTEGLTTSYQLVVLDVMLPQKNGFDVLSDLRKTSSVPVLMLTAKDSEIDKVLGLRLGADDYLTKPFSMNEFVARVQSIIRRYTTLGGESVEESASMLTFDNLSIAPATREVIASGATVDLTAKEFDLLYFLAKNSGRVFTKKQIYRAVWKDEYAFDDNNIMVHIRRLRKKIEPNPEQPQFIQTVWGVGYKFDGRSII; from the coding sequence GTGAAACAAAAAATTTTAATCATAGATGATGACATAGAACTTTGTGCTCTTGTTGAAAGGTACCTTGAAACAGAAGGCTATGTCGTTACCACCAAACATAATGGAGCAGACGGTCTTACAGAAGGATTAACCACTTCATATCAGCTTGTTGTGCTTGATGTCATGCTTCCGCAGAAAAATGGCTTTGATGTACTTTCTGATCTGCGTAAAACAAGCAGCGTGCCGGTTCTTATGCTTACTGCAAAAGACAGTGAAATCGATAAGGTTTTAGGACTTAGGCTCGGTGCTGATGATTATCTTACAAAACCATTTAGTATGAATGAGTTTGTTGCAAGGGTGCAGTCTATCATTCGTCGCTATACTACTTTAGGTGGTGAGAGTGTAGAGGAATCTGCATCTATGCTGACATTTGATAATCTTTCAATCGCACCTGCTACAAGGGAGGTTATAGCCTCTGGAGCAACTGTGGATCTTACAGCAAAGGAGTTTGATTTGCTTTATTTCCTTGCTAAGAACAGTGGTAGGGTTTTTACCAAAAAACAGATATATCGTGCAGTATGGAAGGATGAATATGCATTTGATGATAACAATATTATGGTACATATTCGTAGACTCCGCAAAAAAATAGAGCCGAATCCTGAACAGCCTCAGTTTATTCAGACTGTATGGGGTGTTGGTTACAAATTTGATGGAAGGAGTATAATATGA
- a CDS encoding HAMP domain-containing sensor histidine kinase → MSIFIIVTLSLICILCIFLFVMQRKQLRQMLDVLVAAKNGENKKIFIKDNGVVSKISFEINELIYSHNQELSRQKRLEQANKELLTSLSHDVRTPLTSLLGYLDALEIDIVDDGEKEEYIKIARKKAYDLKRLIDTLFDWFKIDSKELKLIMQDTDICELTKEIVIDWLPTLEQKEITPEIEIPDEEWILELDTSAYKRMVSNLIQNAVEHSSCSHLKVAAKQNNGIISIIVKDNGIGIGKDKLPQVFERLYKGDTSRSRQSSGLGLSIVKELAKMHGGRVTAQSNIGEYTEFTIELPMFKR, encoded by the coding sequence ATGAGTATATTTATTATAGTTACCCTCAGCCTGATTTGTATTCTGTGTATATTTCTCTTTGTTATGCAGAGAAAACAGCTAAGGCAAATGTTAGACGTTCTTGTGGCGGCTAAAAATGGAGAAAATAAAAAAATATTTATCAAAGATAACGGAGTTGTTTCGAAAATAAGTTTTGAAATTAATGAGTTAATTTATAGCCATAACCAAGAATTATCACGTCAGAAAAGGTTAGAGCAAGCAAACAAAGAATTACTCACAAGCCTTTCCCATGATGTGAGAACGCCCCTTACATCTTTGCTTGGTTACTTGGACGCACTTGAAATTGATATTGTTGATGATGGGGAAAAAGAGGAATACATCAAAATTGCTAGAAAAAAAGCCTATGACTTAAAGAGGCTTATTGATACACTGTTTGACTGGTTCAAGATAGACTCCAAAGAATTGAAGCTGATCATGCAAGATACTGATATTTGTGAGTTAACTAAAGAAATAGTTATTGATTGGTTGCCTACATTAGAGCAGAAGGAAATAACTCCCGAAATAGAAATTCCAGATGAGGAATGGATCCTAGAACTTGACACTTCTGCATATAAGCGTATGGTATCCAACCTTATTCAAAATGCGGTAGAGCACAGTAGTTGCAGTCATTTGAAGGTTGCCGCCAAACAGAATAACGGTATTATTAGCATAATAGTAAAAGATAACGGGATTGGTATAGGTAAAGATAAACTACCACAAGTTTTTGAACGGTTATATAAAGGGGATACATCAAGAAGTAGACAGAGCAGTGGCCTTGGACTTTCTATTGTCAAAGAGCTTGCAAAGATGCATGGGGGTAGGGTAACTGCACAAAGTAATATAGGTGAATATACAGAATTTACTATTGAACTACCAATGTTTAAGAGATGA
- a CDS encoding ABC transporter ATP-binding protein, which yields MSEYAIKTTKLTKRFGEQIGVDRVNMHVPQGKIYGLLGRNGAGKTTTMRMLLNLAAPTSGEISLFGEDYRKNLKGTYRRIGSMIETPGFYENLTGRENLQIFACLRGQHKKDSIQNALEIVGLDKEKKKTFGNYSLGMKQRLGIAAAIMHEPEMLILDEPINGLDPVGIQEVRKYLEKLCIDKGVTILISSHILSEIEQLADIIGVMHEGRLIEEVAMQELHQRNRQYVEFMVSDENKACLLLEQKFGLTDYSVHEKGSIRLYTNLEMRSMLNQCFVESDISVSKVNISEEKLEDYFSNLIGGGKLG from the coding sequence ATGAGTGAATATGCAATTAAAACAACCAAGCTGACAAAGCGGTTTGGTGAACAAATAGGTGTGGACCGTGTGAATATGCATGTTCCACAAGGGAAAATCTATGGATTGCTTGGTAGAAATGGGGCAGGCAAAACCACTACTATGCGCATGCTGTTAAACCTTGCTGCACCTACAAGTGGAGAAATTTCATTGTTTGGAGAGGATTACCGAAAAAATTTAAAGGGAACTTATCGTCGCATTGGTTCTATGATTGAAACACCTGGTTTTTATGAAAACCTAACAGGCAGAGAGAATTTACAAATCTTTGCTTGTTTGAGAGGACAGCACAAAAAGGACAGCATACAAAATGCACTTGAAATTGTAGGTCTTGATAAGGAAAAGAAAAAAACCTTTGGCAACTATTCCCTTGGTATGAAACAGCGCCTTGGCATAGCAGCAGCGATTATGCACGAACCAGAGATGCTCATCTTAGATGAGCCAATTAATGGACTCGACCCTGTAGGTATACAAGAGGTACGAAAATATCTTGAAAAGCTCTGTATTGATAAAGGAGTAACAATACTCATTTCAAGCCATATTTTAAGCGAGATTGAACAGCTTGCAGATATTATCGGAGTTATGCATGAAGGTAGGCTTATTGAGGAAGTAGCTATGCAGGAACTTCACCAGCGCAACAGGCAATATGTTGAGTTTATGGTCTCAGATGAAAACAAAGCTTGTCTTTTGCTTGAGCAAAAGTTTGGACTTACTGATTATAGCGTACATGAAAAGGGTAGTATTCGCCTCTACACTAATTTGGAAATGAGATCAATGCTAAATCAGTGTTTTGTAGAAAGTGATATTTCAGTATCAAAAGTCAATATTAGTGAAGAAAAACTGGAGGATTATTTCTCAAACTTGATTGGAGGTGGGAAACTTGGCTAA
- a CDS encoding ABC transporter permease: MGNLANLVYCEFLKLKRSKMFFISVLGAMVSPVMVFAGLIKAKITEPNKVITYWDMLEQTNLYVLLLFGVIVYGVIAAYLFSREYTENTLKSVLTVPVSKGAFLTAKFFMLFIWMMILTAVAWLSTLLLSIIGNAAQFSATVITQSLKEYFLGAFLLYFTMSPFVFITLWLKNLFTPIIAAATVVLGNVALANEDLGVLFPWTSPHLIASGDIEKYNYSIETALVIILTVFFFGVFSSFAYFKKQDVK, translated from the coding sequence GTGGGAAACTTGGCTAATCTAGTATATTGTGAATTTTTAAAGCTAAAACGCTCAAAAATGTTTTTTATCAGTGTTTTAGGTGCAATGGTATCGCCTGTCATGGTTTTTGCTGGGCTGATAAAAGCTAAAATTACTGAGCCAAATAAAGTTATTACTTATTGGGATATGCTAGAACAGACAAATTTATATGTACTTCTTTTATTTGGTGTTATTGTATATGGAGTGATAGCTGCATACCTTTTCAGCCGTGAATATACTGAAAATACGTTGAAGTCGGTGCTTACCGTTCCTGTTTCAAAGGGAGCTTTTTTAACTGCAAAATTCTTTATGCTTTTTATATGGATGATGATCTTAACAGCAGTAGCATGGTTATCAACTTTGCTTTTAAGTATTATCGGCAATGCTGCCCAGTTTAGTGCTACTGTTATTACACAGTCACTTAAAGAGTATTTTCTAGGTGCTTTTTTACTGTATTTTACAATGTCACCTTTCGTCTTTATAACACTTTGGCTTAAAAACTTATTTACACCGATTATTGCAGCAGCCACAGTAGTTCTTGGCAATGTTGCACTGGCCAATGAAGACTTAGGGGTATTGTTTCCGTGGACATCTCCTCATTTGATTGCAAGCGGGGATATTGAAAAATATAACTATTCAATTGAAACAGCTCTTGTTATCATATTGACTGTTTTCTTCTTTGGAGTTTTTTCAAGCTTTGCTTATTTTAAAAAACAGGATGTTAAATAA
- a CDS encoding undecaprenyl-diphosphate phosphatase, which translates to MDILELIKVIIIGIVEGITEWLPISSTGHMLLIDEFLQLNMSEEFKEMFFVVIQLGAILAVVIMFWDKMFPFGFRENPIIKKDIFFIWFKVLVACIPSGIIGLLFDDFLEAYLGTPIVIAAMLILYGVLFIVIEAWNKRRKPKTNTLAEISYQTAFMIGVFQVLSLIPGTSRSGATIIGALIIGVSRVAAAEFSFFLAVPTMFGASAFKLLKFGFDFTSSELLTLGFGMVIAFMVSVFAIKFLMGYIKKHDFRVFGWYRIILGIIVLLYFVLVR; encoded by the coding sequence ATGGATATTTTAGAATTAATAAAAGTGATTATTATTGGAATTGTTGAAGGTATTACAGAGTGGTTGCCTATCAGTAGTACAGGGCATATGTTACTTATTGATGAGTTTTTGCAGCTTAATATGAGTGAAGAGTTTAAGGAAATGTTTTTCGTAGTGATACAGCTTGGTGCAATTCTGGCTGTTGTAATTATGTTTTGGGATAAGATGTTTCCCTTTGGCTTTAGAGAAAATCCAATAATCAAAAAAGATATTTTTTTCATATGGTTTAAGGTGTTGGTAGCGTGTATTCCGTCGGGAATTATAGGCCTCTTGTTTGATGACTTCCTGGAAGCATACTTAGGTACTCCTATTGTAATTGCCGCAATGCTTATACTTTATGGAGTGTTGTTTATAGTTATTGAGGCTTGGAATAAAAGACGTAAACCAAAAACGAATACGTTAGCGGAAATTAGCTATCAAACGGCTTTTATGATTGGAGTGTTTCAAGTGCTGTCTCTTATCCCTGGAACATCTCGTTCAGGTGCAACCATTATTGGTGCGCTTATTATTGGTGTATCCAGAGTAGCGGCGGCAGAGTTCAGCTTTTTTCTTGCTGTGCCGACAATGTTTGGTGCAAGTGCATTTAAACTGTTAAAGTTTGGCTTTGATTTTACAAGTTCAGAGCTTCTTACTCTTGGATTTGGCATGGTGATAGCCTTTATGGTATCGGTATTTGCTATAAAATTTTTAATGGGATATATTAAAAAGCACGATTTCAGAGTGTTTGGTTGGTATAGGATTATACTTGGAATTATTGTACTGCTGTATTTTGTATTGGTGCGATAA
- a CDS encoding Virginiamycin B lyase: MNINVNEYKLPMDKSGPYGITVGPDGAMWFTENRGNKIGRITTKGEITEYLLPTLDAEPLIITKGIDEAMWFTEYKANKIGKITIDGKVTEYDIPTTNAGPYGITLGPDGAMWFTEITSNKIGRITVNGEISEYDLPNPGSFPSMIIAGSDGALWFTENQGNRIGRITISGDITGFNIPTMASGPVGICKGGDDAIWFVEIMGNKIGRITISGEFTEYSLPTQNAKPHAIVSGKDGELWFTEWGGNQIGRIKSCGEIIEYQIPTIDSEPHGLVLGPDGAIWFTEELLLASVFGEISANNFTEFFPV, translated from the coding sequence ATGAATATAAACGTAAATGAATATAAACTTCCAATGGATAAATCAGGACCATATGGAATTACTGTAGGACCTGACGGAGCCATGTGGTTTACAGAAAATAGAGGAAATAAAATAGGACGAATTACAACGAAAGGTGAAATTACAGAGTATTTACTTCCAACTCTAGATGCAGAACCTTTAATAATAACAAAGGGAATTGATGAGGCTATGTGGTTTACAGAATATAAAGCTAATAAGATAGGAAAGATTACAATAGATGGGAAGGTTACAGAATATGATATCCCTACTACCAATGCAGGCCCCTATGGAATAACATTAGGTCCTGATGGTGCAATGTGGTTTACAGAGATTACTAGCAATAAGATTGGAAGAATCACCGTGAATGGAGAAATTAGTGAGTATGATTTACCTAATCCAGGTTCATTTCCATCAATGATTATAGCAGGTTCAGATGGAGCACTTTGGTTTACAGAGAACCAAGGAAACAGAATAGGTAGAATTACCATATCTGGGGATATAACTGGATTTAACATTCCAACTATGGCCTCTGGCCCAGTTGGAATTTGTAAAGGTGGCGATGATGCTATTTGGTTTGTAGAAATAATGGGTAACAAGATAGGTCGAATCACTATATCGGGAGAATTTACCGAATACTCACTGCCAACACAAAATGCTAAACCTCATGCAATTGTATCGGGTAAAGATGGGGAACTTTGGTTTACAGAATGGGGAGGTAACCAGATTGGTAGGATTAAATCATGTGGCGAAATAATCGAATATCAAATCCCCACAATAGATTCAGAACCACATGGTCTTGTCCTTGGACCAGATGGAGCAATATGGTTTACAGAAGAATTGTTACTGGCAAGTGTTTTTGGAGAAATTTCGGCAAATAATTTTACTGAATTTTTCCCAGTTTGA